The stretch of DNA AAACTTGCGATCGCAACTGAAGGAATATAAGCGAGAATTGCCAAGCCCAAAGAAAAATCATCATGCAAGATACCTACAATAAATAAGGGTACGGCAATACGCATACTAGCTGCCGCTGCCGCAGATAGTGCGGCTAAAAGTTCGAGCATGAGGATAAACGCAGGTAGTAATTGGTCACTGATAACTGGTAATTGGTCGTCAAATAGCGATGTAGCTAAATGCTGATTGCCAAGTGCTAAAGGCTTTTCTATTACCCATTACCTATGACCTATGATCGTGCCCGCTGACTTAAATATCAAGTCGTTGATAAATTTGCTCTAGGTGTTTCAAATGTTGCTGAGGATCGAAACATTTTTCGATTTCTTCTGGCGATAGCAATTGAGTTACCCGTGTATCGTTAGCGATTAAATGATGAAAGTCGCCTTGCGGTTGATTCCAAGCTTGATGTGCGCATGATTGCACAATAGCATAAGCCTCTTCACGACTCATTCCTTTGTCTACGAGTGCGAGTAAAACCTTTTGGCTAAAAATGACTCCGCCATAACAATTCATATTCCGCTCCATATTTTGCGGATAGACGAGCAGATTTTGCACTAAATCAGTAATTTCTGTCAGCATAAAATGCGTCAAAATGCAAGCATCTGGTAAGATTACTCGTTCTACAGAGCTGTGCGAAATATCGCGTTCGTGCCATAATGCAACATTCTCAAGTGCTGCGACAGCATGAGAGCGGATGATGCGTGCCATTCCGGTTAAACGCTCAGAACGAATCGGATTGCGCTTATGGGGCATTGCTGATGAGCCTTTTTGCCCTTTGGCAAAGAATTCTTCGACTTCTAAAACGTCTGTGCGTTGGAGATTGCGAATTTCTACGGCAAAGCGTTCGATGGACGCAGCTAGTAGGGCTAATTGTTGGACATAATCAGCATGAATATCGCGAGAAATCACTTGTGTGGATGCAGTGTCGGGTTTTAAGCCGAGTTTTGCACACGCGATCGCTTCTACTTGTGGGTCAATATTAGCGTATGTACCGACTGCACCTGAAATTTTCCCTACAGCAATATCTTGGCGTAACCGCGTCAGCCGTTGTTGATGGCGGATAACTTCGGCAAGCCAGCCTGCGAGTTTAAAGCCAAAAGTTATCGGTTCAGCGTGAATTCCATGCGATCGCCC from Chroococcidiopsis sp. TS-821 encodes:
- the purB gene encoding adenylosuccinate lyase, which translates into the protein MIERYTLPEMGELWTETYKFKTWLQVELAVCEAQAELGYIPNDAVAEIKAKAKFDPKRVLEIEAEVRHDVIAFLTNVNEYVGDAGRYIHLGLTSSDVLDTALALQLVASLDVILQRVQDLIGAIRTQARKHRYTIMVGRSHGIHAEPITFGFKLAGWLAEVIRHQQRLTRLRQDIAVGKISGAVGTYANIDPQVEAIACAKLGLKPDTASTQVISRDIHADYVQQLALLAASIERFAVEIRNLQRTDVLEVEEFFAKGQKGSSAMPHKRNPIRSERLTGMARIIRSHAVAALENVALWHERDISHSSVERVILPDACILTHFMLTEITDLVQNLLVYPQNMERNMNCYGGVIFSQKVLLALVDKGMSREEAYAIVQSCAHQAWNQPQGDFHHLIANDTRVTQLLSPEEIEKCFDPQQHLKHLEQIYQRLDI